The region gtgtgtatatatatatgttacatatatatattagatatatatctaacatataaatacaaatagaaaaatatatatatctaatatatttaacatataaatagaaaagaaaatatatatatctaacatataaataaaaaaattaaataacataataaagtttatatattaataaaccCGAACATAATTAGTTCACTAGCTTAAAGGATTGCTAGTtgattgttaaatatatatatatatatatgtataaagttattaaataaaCCCTAACATCACCCAacgacgagagagagaggggttggAAGCAGAGATCAGCGACATCAGCGAGGATGCAGTAGCTTGACTGTGTAGAGGCGGTGAGGAGGTCGCGATGGAGCTGGAGGTAGCGAGGAGGTACCGGCAACGACCTTGGGCTGAGACGAGTATGAGAGGGCAAGACGGATGAGAGGAGTAAGAGAGGCTTCGGAATCAACAAATGGTAAgatttaaacccaaaaattaggCATCCCAAGCAGCTAGACACCTCCTGGGCGCCGTTGTCGCTTGATTAATTGGGTCAGCGTCTAGAGGGGTTGACTAGACCATATTCGCTGCGGCCAGGGGCCGCCTAGTGCCTCACTGGcgcctaggccgatttttagaacactggccTCAGCTCTACCCACGTACAACACCTATTGCACTAactaaattatgttttattacaatatttctaCTTTTACTATCTCCCCCGTGAGTACATGACAActatcagttaatagttatgtgtttggttagaaaaaattgataaactatcagaatttgacaaaaagacgaaaatagatatgttgtagaataatgtaaataaaattcataaaaatactaatttttaataaatatgttaaatatattaattcaatatacattaaaatatatgtgttaaatatatatgtgtatatacattaaatctatatatatatatatatagtgaacgGAGAAGGTGCCGGGGGCGACGACGACGGGCTAGAGGCAATGCATTGGGGCAACGAATGACAGCGACGGAGATGGGGTCTGGCAGTGGCAACGACAGAGAAGgcaaagagatgaagaaggGTAAAGGTTGAAAATATGTGTTTTCTTTAGGGGTAAATCTATAATTTCATTGGTCAACGCAAAAAACTCCTAGGAGCTTATTTGGAAAAGCTAGGGCAGGGGGAAGATTTTTTCAAATGCTATTGAATTAGCTTAAAAGCTAGGTAGCGTTTAAGCTATTAAATATTGCCAAACGCATCAAAAAATAAGCTACGTAGCTTATAAGCAGTCAAACCGGTAAGCTAAACACCCCCTAAGTCAAGTGAGGTTCTAAAAGAATTGTTATGAATGTTTGTCTCATTGTTTGAAGattaaaatcacaaatttcaaatttaaaaaattgcacaTCATCAAATCTAGTCAGaatcaattataaatattatctCTTGAGAGGTCCACCAGTAGAACGATAGTACTCTTCAAATCAACGTATTAATTCACTAGAAGGATTTCataaaaataaggaattaattATCCAGTCACTGGAATTTTCATAATTTGCCATGctggaaaaataattattcagtTTTACAATTATGGATGAAGGCGGCCATTTAAGCATTTCATAGAATTCCAAAGGATTAGCAAGAGAGTGCACTGTTAGTTTGTTCCATGTATCTAAACCATATAGCATAATGCCTAAGCGTGCATGGCCATACAAAGAACGAACAAGACCTGGTTAAAAGAGTACATACAACGCATGCCAAAGCAACGGCAATGGCAAATGCTGGTCCTCCACTTCCTTCTTGTAAACCAATAGCTGTTGCAAGAGCAGTTACAGTTGCTGAATGTGAAGATGGCATACCACCTGAGCTTACCATCCTTCTAGAATCCCATCTCTTATCTTTCAACCTGCATCTATGCCCACATATTACAATACACCAACAGGTATTCACAGCTTCCAGAAAGTGATACTTTTCCAAAATAAGAGAACGTGTattcataaaattgaatataCCATATCATCTAATCATTCAAACATGAcagaagaataaaattaaaaaaaggtaCTTTTGACCACTTTCAAACACTGGATACTAAACTTTAGATTGATATTCTCAATTTCCCATGTTTCTTCTATTCCATCCTAATACGAGGGTTTGGCATAAATGCACTTCAATAGGATCCATCCGAACATCCCTACCCATACTTAGGATTTATGGATAGTGATCATCTTCATCTTGCCCCTTccaaatggatttttttttcttttcagaaAGTCTTTCTTCCAATGGAATTGTTGTAAATCTTCATTCTACCAATTCATTATCCAACCATATAGAATCTACAGGTGTACAAAAATGTCTTTCTTTCCATTGCAAAACGTTAGACCTATATTTTATCTTACCCAATATCGATATTAGACCAGCACAATGATCTTATAATTCGATTCTCTCACCAGAATTGAAATATCATTTCATATGGCTAATCATACCAAAGGTTACAGAACACTAATGACTTGTAACAGGTAAAACAAGTCAATGGCAACAACAAATGCTTCAATTTGGATCACTTTGGAAGCTTGAACTCTACTTGCTTGTCATTCAcagacaaaagaaacaaactagCAACATGAGAAGGAGGAGCATCAGGATTTAATTTCTATCTATTCATGAATCAAGTAATGGGAACACCTAAACACTGTAAAATTTCACTGCTGCCTTAAGAACATATTTTCCACAAACCACAATAGCATTGTATGAAGAGAACGTTCCGAATAACAATTTATGCAGATGGATACAACAAATTGCAGCTGCTTAAACAATAATAGCAACATACCAAAACATAATCCCATTAGGTGTGGAAGTCATCGCTTCTCGTTAgagaaaaatctctaaattagtTAAGTCAAAATTCATGCCATGGGCCATGTAATCTATGTTACTCAACATGAGAGAAAGTAGGTACTGAGTTCCAACTATGGGGGATATACACATAAACCGTTGCCATTTATTTCTTGTCAGTTTTTTAAGCATGCTTTCCACGAAACATATCACGTTGCTTTTTCCTACTGGTCAGCTTTCCTTCAAAGCACATGCTCCTAGGTATATCTGTTTCCAAGGtcaaatgtatataaaaaaattggcaCGAGCTAGAAGGACACATAGATATATTAGTAATTGAACATAGATATATTGACAATTCAACTGGTAGCTGATATGCAAAAAAGGACTCCTCAAGAGCAGAACACCAAGCTCTGAACCAGCAGCATTACAAATTAATTGTCCCAACAGTCAAGTCAACTCAAATGTACAACAATTAACCCCTTTAATATCGATACCATCTATgtgccacacacacacacacactcttaGCGTGACCTCAAAAACACATAGGGTTCTGGTTAAAAGCCTAGTCTTCCTCGTGAAAAGATATCGGTCTAATCCAACATTTGCAATTCACCTTTCGCAAGCCTTGCTgcaatcatataaaaaaaatcaagtcgAAAAAACGAAAGGCATAATTTGGCACCAAACCTAATATCAAATTAGGgcaaaagaaatagaggaaaaccGAATAAGATGGCTACCAGGTGGTGAAGGGCTTGAGAAACTGAGCGAGAGCGCAGGCAAGGAAGGCGGAGAGGAGAGGGAGGTTCCAGGGCACAACAGACGTCTCCGATGAATACGATCGCAGGGTAGACGTCGCATCAGCGGCCGTGATTACCTCGTCCATTGAAGATAGCCGATGAAGAAATTGAGAGCGAAAGAGAGAGATGCAGAATTTATCAACAGCTGAAGAACACTTGGTTTGGCTTTGGCCGGTGAGATTTGCAGATTCTTTCCGTTAACTTGACGGCAATTGGCTCGCCGTCGTCGTCGTGAAGAGAGATAAAAGAGAAGGGGAGAGGGGGGCCAGAGCTTGATAATAAACGGTGCGTTGAAGTTATAAACTAGAGTATATAATgaaattcagaaaataattatatgactGTATATAATAtcctaaaattgtttttaaacatATTCAATATAAGTGAacgaatataaatatatttcacaaattatctataatacaaaattaagcaattctttttaaaagtatttgtgtctttttattcatattattcACCTAATAAcacttttaataaatattatcatgATACAAGATATATGTTTGAATcacaaaataacttatttaattattatattatataaatttaaatatataaagagtaaatttagaacttcaaataccaaattgataTTTGCTTAATAATAAAGTATATATTTCTTGTCACGTGATAGTAGacatatataattgtttttaattttcatattctattatattataaaggttcaaattttcacaattttaaactttttgtcACTCAaatacacttatttatttacgAATTAATTCCTTCTTATTTTATAACTAATTAACATGGATCAATTTATGAAGTTTAGGATATATTTGTGGAAAAAATAAGTGAAATAGTGTATTTGTTAGTTAAAAGGTGCAAgtagataaaataataatttaagggctaaattaataaaaaaatatatatatataggtgtcaAATTGAACTTTAATCCTTCATTACATAAGTAAATgccatatttgatttttttagaaatcaatccggttttgatttttaaaaaaaataaataaatttcacacaTTACTCCTAAAATTTGACGAAATTATATTAAtcactcttatatttttaaaaataacacctACATCCCCTGTAGTTaacttatcatttaaattgacCATTTTGCCCATTTCTAAAATcaacttgtttcttttttacatttatttattcccTACAATGTGCATTTACCCATAGTCTATTCTATTTCAGTTGCATTGTGAACTCACCACCTATCACACTTGAgttaataatttaagattattagCTTGTCAACTCATTGTTTATTGTCCATGATTATTGTGATTGAtggcaatttaattttttttttgtcgatGATTGAGATAGTAGTTTAGGAATTCTTATTGATActaaatttctcttttctttctttgtattgTCGTTGATTTCTCTCgctttatgtttttttttctatttataattgatggcttttcttattattatttttttacctcatatttatctttatatGGGTTATCTATAAAATCTAATATTCTCAAGGTTATTTGATTGGATTTTCTATATAATCCGTCATTATTAGTAATGGACTATTTGATTGGATTATCCAAAAAATATACTATCACCGTTATCTCGGGATTATCACCCCTTGCGTGGACTTCCATCGTTCGTGTTCTTTATTTTAGCAGAAAAAGTAAATCACAGTCGGACTTTTGGTTCTTGTCTAGTCTGAATATTGAACTCGTGACCTATTAATGTTAATCTCAGCATATTACTTACCTGTTACTTGACTTATGCCGCGTGGACTATTatcactatttttttaaatttcctttTGGATTTGCATAATTGGAGAGATTTTGTGAGTTTAGTTTgggaatttaaataaaaatataaacaattaattattAGAGCTTAATattatagaatttaaaaaatcaatagagatacatgttatttttaaaaacacacaGATAATCAATGCAATTTCATCAAACTTCAAGAAGAATATATGAAATTTATccttttttaaaatgttatttatctattttattatataagtaaatcctattttattttttgaaactctatcaataaaataaaattttcattatactatttaaatattttattttaaaaaccaaAAGCTTATTATGTGAATCTTATTTGaacttatatttttcatatccaaAATAAAATCAGTTTAAAATCAATTATACTGTCACACCCGAACTCATCCATacataaatgttatttaaaaaactaaatttcaaACAATAATTATACTTGCAACACTCTtactaattatataaataaatattaaatttgtttttaggaaactctatcaagttttttttaaatattatttatatattttacttagaaaaaaagaaccaaaaaattgattttctaATTTGAACATATGAGCTCtaaattacaataaaataaaagtatccTTAATGTTATGACAAAGCtcaatttcatttaaaatttatctaaaataaataatgcaacTACCAAACATCACTTCTTaaggtaaatttattaattgttaaaagattaaatattatatatctatgtatatattaaGCCTGATTTGATGTATTTTGTcgatgtaattttttttttttatataacaggACATCCCACGTGATGCATATAATGATTCCGTTTACTTAATTACAgtaaaaacttaaattaataatttataataaatataatattaaatattaacttTTTACATTTTAGATactaaatgttatattttttaattaataagagcTCATAATATGTATTAagctaaaaacaaaat is a window of Diospyros lotus cultivar Yz01 chromosome 10, ASM1463336v1, whole genome shotgun sequence DNA encoding:
- the LOC127811648 gene encoding uncharacterized protein LOC127811648 isoform X1; its protein translation is MDEVITAADATSTLRSYSSETSVVPWNLPLLSAFLACALAQFLKPFTTCKACERLKDKRWDSRRMVSSGGMPSSHSATVTALATAIGLQEGSGGPAFAIAVALACVVMYDATGVRLHAGRQAELLNQIVCELPPEHPVSSVKPLRDSLGHTPLQVVAGALLGCIVAYLMRSSSSSN
- the LOC127811648 gene encoding uncharacterized protein LOC127811648 isoform X2, translated to MDEVITAADATSTLRSYSSETSVVPWNLPLLSAFLACALAQFLKPFTTWLKDKRWDSRRMVSSGGMPSSHSATVTALATAIGLQEGSGGPAFAIAVALACVVMYDATGVRLHAGRQAELLNQIVCELPPEHPVSSVKPLRDSLGHTPLQVVAGALLGCIVAYLMRSSSSSN